From the Haliaeetus albicilla chromosome 6, bHalAlb1.1, whole genome shotgun sequence genome, the window CAGATGTCAAATAAGATTTACCAGTATTAAGTACTATGTTGGTGAGGCTTTGCCTTGGAGAACAGCCtgtttgcctcctttttttaaacacttttttttttattctcatttttttggTTAACATTTAGCTTGTGCAGTAAGTCTTGGGAAGGGATGGTTCCTCTGAAGTATGCTGTGTGCAGATAGTACAGAGTACAATACCACTAAtagtgcttttttcctttctgcacaggctgctggaggagctgatGGTTTCTCTTCAATGGGGGAGACAACAGACGTACTATCCTAGTGCCCAACCTTACACTACAACAGAGCTAGCAGCTGTGAATTGTAAGCTAGCCAAAGCTGTAAGCTCACATCTTCTTGGAAATGTTGGTACTAACAGTCCAAAAAAGACTTCAACAGCTGTGGAGTTTTGCAATACCCCTGCTGAGAAAATGGCTGAAATGGTAAGAACTCTTCATACATCTCAATCTGTCAGCATGGAGTCTTCTTTCCAGAAAGAAACACCTTGCTTTGTGTTAACTGCTTAATatcttgccttttttaaaaactatttacaGGGGAAACATGCTGAATAGAGCTGTCTGTTTCCctcatcaaaaaaacccaacaaaactaCAACAcaccaaccccaaacaaaaaaaccccacactcaAAAAATCGAACCCCAAAGCctccaaaaaccaaaccaacttGGAAGAATAAGCAGAACAACGTAAATAATATGATACCTActgtttccttctctgtccCTAGCACCACAAATGACTGGGTCGAAAATTGTTTAGAGTTAGTGTGTCAGGAGGAAGCCAATTGAAAATACTTTGTTGAGTTTAAAAACTGAGTGGGAGAAGAAATTCAGGTAGGAATAAGTTCTAACACTTTAGCATAGTTTCTGTTGCCCTAAAAATTAGTTCTGTTGAAAGTTGGTGGAAACACAGAGAGAAGCTATATGATTGTCTTTAAAGATAAGGTTCCAGTGCAGGAAGCTTGATGTTTAAATAGCAAACTAGACCAACAGTTTAGTCTGTTGACTGAAGCAATTGAGTAATAGTTGAGCAGCAGGAAGCTTACAGTGCCTAGTGATCTGTGGTGTTCTTGCCTGGTTTTGCTCAACTCTGCTAAAAAGATTAGagggtttgtttttattctcaATAAAATCATACCTTGGATTTCTGATGGACATTACTAATTTATGAACAGTACTTAGTGTCTTTGTATTGAGGGTCTGGATAGATGGATGTTTAGTTTTCAACTtggaaaaaacctgaaaaattgcttttgagCAGAATTCCTTCCTAGCTGTTAGAGAAGGATAAAACCCATGAAACTTAATAGATATATTTTCAGTCTCAATTTTTCCATCCTTTAGGTGTTACGTGTACTGGATCCAGCTGCACGTACAGAAACATCAacagaagtttctttttctgaggcTTCTCcatcctccttcctttccacaAAGAAGAATATTGGACGTTTTCACCCATATACAAGATACGAAGATGTAACTTTCAATTGTTGCAATCACTGTCAAGGAGAGCTGATAGCCCTTTAAAACCACAGCCAGGGCAACTGCACAAGCACTTGTTCTGAAGAATTACACTAGTTGATGTTCAGCAGACTtccctttttcctatttctttccaTAATGGGTGGGTTTAACATTGGAAATTACGCAGCTTCTGCTTCTCTACCTCTTGAAGTTAGGGACTGACAGGATTTCCTTAGATTCTGGGATACTTCTACTACTTTTCAGTCTGGAAAGctacttattttcttcctcaaagGCAAGACCAAAAATGTTATGCTGGTCCAATTTGTAGAGCATAGAGATGCCCTTGACTGTCTAAGGCTTACAGTCTTATTAGCAAATTTCAGTGAATTTCTCTTTAGGAGACAAAAGTGTAACTATACCAAAGTAAATGAATTGCTGATAGgttatgtttattaaaaaaaaaaaggcaatggaAAATGATCAGctccatgcttttttttttttttaatcttagcCAAGGTGATGAACTGTCCCCAAGTCTATGTTCAGCCTTTTAAATTTAGTAATAAAAAGGAACATGTGCAATGGTTCCTCATAGCTGTAAGTTCTGAAAGTAAGAACATATGCAGTGTTGCAGCTTTCCTGGcaagaaggggaaagagcttGAATGAACTCTAGCTATAATATATAAATAGTAACTGGGTTTAAATGGATTCTGGAAAACCGCGCGGGGTGAGATTATTCTTGTCTTTCCATAAAGCTAAAATAATGGCTTTTCCATCTATTTCAGCTTCTAGAGTGAAGCTGCTGCATAGCTGATCCTCAGCAAAGACAGACTGATATACCTCCGTTAGTACATAGTGTTCAAACCTGACCTAGCATTAGAACTCGGTCCTTGCCCAAGGTCTTCCTGGGCATTATGGGAAGCTGAAGATAAGCACTAAGTTTGCACAGatactggtaaaaaaaaaatatatttttttacttgtaTGGTTTTATAATCTTGATGTAGGTTCGAAAAGAACTTTTAGCAGATAATCTGCTAAATCCAAAGAAGCCTATTTAAGTTGCAAATGTAAAGAGGAAAGGTAGGAGGATGcaaatatacattttaatttcttagttTCACTCTGAAATTTATCATATGTAAGTGTCTAGTTTGGggaaagtatttctgaaatggTTGCTGTTACCCAGTTTTCCTTTGGATCTTATACCATAATCAGAGTATGTGAGTTACAAGTTCTTGCTGTTGCTGGCCCTGCTTTGGTTTGCATGAAGAAAGCTACAATAAActttctttgcttcctttcaAGTTGCAGTTTTGGATTTAATATAGCTGTATTTCTGACCTTGTTTTCTCTGCAGCATAAAAGGAACTGTATGACATTGAACTGTAAAACCCTTCACTCTACTGGTCTGAGGTAATGAACCAAGCAGCACTTACTTTGTAGCTTACTACAGTTAGGGAGAGGCCGTGAACCTTTGCAAATTTTCCCCCTGTGTTTGCTTGCTAGACACAAGAAGCATTTCTTGCCCTTGGTGTCAGGGGAAGGTAGAGGAAGGAACCTGTTACTCATGTTTCTCATTAGCATGTGAAATTCTCATGTTACGTCCATGCCCTTTATCTATGCTGGCAAAAGCTGCAACACAGCACCCTCTGGTCAAACACCAGTACTCTCTTAATATGCCTGTGACTGTCTTCAAAAGGGTAAGAGAAAACTACTAACAGCAAATTGACTTTGCATCTATTCCCCTTCTGTCTGTAGCAGTACTTCCAGAAAACACTTTGAATGTGGTAAAAAGGTAAGAACAATGCCACATTGAAGTCTGTTGACACATAGCTGGACAGAATGCTCCTCATCTTCCACTAACTTTATGATTTCATGAGTGACCTCAGCATGTTCTCTGACAAGAATTCACAATTCAGCTGGGCAAGGTGATGTAGTTTATTACAATTAATTTAGCAAACATGGATCTGTATGCAAGGAATCTAGCGTCCCTGATAATGGTAAAGGTCATAATTTCAGACAACCTTTTAACTTCATGGGATAGAAAGCTACTAAAACTCACAGAAATCAAGATTCAAAAACTGATGCACGTTCACTTACATGTTAGCCTTCAATGACCACTttccccaaaccaaaataaaatagtcCTCTGGTCTAGCCAGAATTAACAGCTGATCAATAGGAAACAGTAccagaaacagcattttccaaCAACGTAGCACCTTGTACAGTCTTTAtcacaagcagcagcaaacaaCAATATTAATCCAGCAAGACATCAACATTTTACATAATATAGCCTGCATCCAGGAATTCATGGTGATGTTGAGTATAAAGTGCCTTTTAAAGACAGGAATGTGTATTTGCCACCCTCATATATAGATCTCACACTCATTTAGAGTTGGTCAAACCAAGAAGATCCCTGAGTTATACATAAAAGCAGGCTTTTCaacaaaattacaaataaatagaTAGTAAAATCATTGTCAGTGAAGGTAATTAACTGTTAAACTTGCttgaaagctttaaaaacaccacaagaaagagcaaaagctCAAGCCATAAAAGTTAAAGAGGGTTGCCACTAAGAACTCTGGTTACATCAAACTTTCAACTGTAATGGTCTGTGAAGCGAAAGGATTTTGGCTCTGAACTAATACAGTGGATGTTCTGCATCTGTTTTGCTCTTCTGGCTTCTAACCTAAGCTGCCTTGCTCTCTCTTTAGCAGCTAGTTCTTCTGCTcgtttttcttctctctttctttttagccatctgtggagagaaagaggacTAGAAGTACTGACAGTTGCAAGTGAAAGTTTTACGTCATCCACTCAGAGGAGACTTGCCCCCATTAGAGTCACCTTGTCCTATAGGATAAAGTTAGGTAGCATGGCTGAGTCAGTCTAAAAGCCTGCCACTCCTAAACATGGGAAGCACTACTTTTCCATCCCAATTCTCCTGCACGCAGCTTTACCTCCCTCCTTTTGTTGAGCTGACTCAACTCACAgacttgaggggaaaaaagtaattttattggattaattttctgcttgtttAATGAACTGAATCAACCcaagcctgttccagaacaggcaaaaaGGGGCAGGGGAGAAGGATCTCCCTTTTTCAGCAGAAGTAACTCACTGTTTATTTCAGCTCAGGTTCTGACAAGTAATTTCACAACAGTGAACAAACAACATCAAGGAATTGATGTATTTTTGGTAGGGTGTAAGTTTATGAGGGCATATTCAtgcaaaaacccaaaacaacaaggACTAAAGATGTACCGTAAAATAACTACAGTCTTAAGCTGATAGACTACaaaattttcaaatatgatTCCCTAGGAATGACCCTACTCACTCTTTAAAGGCTCTGTTGCATTCCTCTGTTCTTGGAAAAAAGGCAATTCCCTCAGCTTGATGTCTCAAAACTTctatctgtttttctttcatgtgttcttggtgcttttttttaagccataACTTGAAGGCTTCTTCTGGATTCCTGCtcctttcctatttaaaaaaagacatataCACAAAGCTTAtcattaaattacatttatattaATCACGTTATAATAATTTTTTGAACTCTGCTGGCATCTCCCATCCATGAAACATACTTTACAAGCAAGCTAGAGCATATGCTAATCTGGCATGGAATATACACGTGAGCAAGCATTCAAAGCAGTAtgtcttaaaaaatactgaatttagCTTTTCAAGACCATCACTGCAAGGCAGAGGAACTTTAGAACATCTGAATCTTCAGGTTTTGGTCAGGTCACATGCATTAATTGCTTGCCAAGAAGTTCTGATGGTAAGGAATACACTTCAAAGAGTTTTCTGGCTCTTTGTTCACTGCAGGTTCAATCAAGTCATTCTCCTGATAAAAAGGAGCATCGCTGTATCTCCTGTGATTTTATAGCTATTAAGTTCATCTATGTAGCTTCTACAATGCAAGCAGAACAATCCTAAACATGCAAGTGGATCTAGCTCTTCACTGAAAACAAtgtaacaaaaacatttcccaTCTCTGTAAATTTTCATATGCTTAGCTAAGAACAAAGGCTTAGAATGGGGTTTTCCTATCTAACAAGAGCACCATAGATCCCAGTCCTACATCAGGGAGATCTTACTTTGCTGTTCAAGTCTTCTAGCTCCTTTGCACGACGAATTCGCTTTTCTTCTTGcacttgttctttcttcttctgtaacCAAGCTTTAAAAACCATCtcattctctcttctcttctgttcttcttgttcccttttcctttcttcttccttaagTAGAATGAAGAGTGAATAAACTTAGTTTTTAAGAGAATCATCTTAATCTGCAAAGGTCTTCATagacaataaataaaatataatgaatTATATGAGGGAGACACAAAAATACAGGTGAAACAGGAATACTCAAAGACTGCATCATAGTTGATACTACTTTTAGGAAGAAACAAGTTTATGCACTTCTGCGGTTCAGGTTACGTTCAGATACTTCAGTCTAACCCTTTTGGCGATTAACTCTATTTCCATGATACATCTCAACTCAGACAATTCAATAGCAACAGGTGAACACTTCTAAAATTACATCTGCCCAATAGCTCTGACTGGCTTAAAATCAGTTTaagcatgcattttaaaaatgaatgcagcTCTCAGGCTTGAGGGACCACTAAACCCCAAATGACAATTAACTACCTATGGACTTCAGGCACTACCTTATAATTAAGGATTTTTTCTGGACATGAGGTTGTATTTACTTAAGGACTATTAATAGCTTAACACTTTTTTCAAGTTTACAAAATGAACTGATTTTTACAAAATtgagaaaggtttttttttaattattaatcaCATTTTAGCTAATGACAATTATCTACAAGGAGGAGAAAGGTTTTCAAACACTTCAGAAAGCTGATTAGGACATTTTACCAGGTTTTGACACTCTGACACAAAAGCTACAATCCCCACTCATTTCAACACTCGGAGAAATCTAGTCTCCTTGTGAAGAGATGATTTTCCTCCCACCTACACACAACTTTCAGGCTATCCTCCAAATTTACAATTTGTAATTCACTGAAATGGAAGAAACCCCACCAAAATGAAGCAGATGGATTCTAGTAATGTCAAGAAATGTTTCATGCCTGTGAAATCCATCACAGAATGAAGAAATAAGGTAATACAGTCTTACCTTTTTGTAAGTCAGCCAACAGAGGAAGAGATTTAGCACACAGTGTTAGGAAAATAACCTTCCTTACTTCCACCACCCTACCTTTTACTTTAAATGTGCAGAGTATGGTGTCAAGAGATCTAGTCTTGCATGTACAAAGAAAACACATCAGTAACTCTTCACATTTCATACCCCTCGTTACTGAGCTAAGCCTCAGCAAACTTTTCAAATAAAGCAGGCTAGACCTATTGCCACAGATAGAAAATAACCTTTGAAGCTACTTAGCCAGCTTACTTCGAACATCATGGCACAGAAAAATAGTAGATGCttcttgatctttttttaacagagcaAGACACATAGTAAGTTACCTTTTTGTAATTGTATCATCATaatgcaaagcaaagaaaaacatctaGGTTTTTAAAACGTATGGTAAAGATTTCTGAAGTTCCTGTTACAGCTGTCAGAGGCTGATTaagtattaattttttcttaataaggagctgagaaagaattaaaaaggtTGTTTTCCCCAGTAATACATAAGATAGATACTGATTTGATTTTCTACAGtagaggttttttgtttttttttcttttagattaCTGCTCTTTATAGATACAAGAAGAATAACCTCAGTACTgggaatattttcttctttttgtcctCTGTGTAGTGCCCAGGTAAAACCAAGTAAGAAGGAAAGGTAGTATCGATTAacagagaaaggggagaaaaaactACTTGGCAACAAACTCATTGAGAAAACTTACTACAACACTCACCCACACAAAACctttacaggaaaaaagtacCCAGTTATATTATCAGTCAATGTGACTTCACCAGCATGCATCTTATGCAAGCAACAAGGCATGCCACTTTTGAAGTCAGCTGTATCTTCCATATATGTTAAGCACACCCCTCTTTGTTCACAGTTCTCACAGTCATTCTCCTGTGTAAATCTTACAGCTGAACACTGTCCCCTTTGGTAATTGCCTATTACATACTTCATGAGCACCCAAATGTGCCCCTGCATTACTGTGGTTAACATTAACTTCCTGCATTGCAGTGTAATCTGGGGAGAGGCAATACCATGTGCTATGTTCCAGTAAACAGTGGGCCTGTAATGGAACCTAGGTAGAAAGAGAGTCAATAAGCAAAAGCAGTAAGCACAATATAGCAGAAGGCGGCCTATTTATGAAGgatatattaaataaatacttaatttcTACTGTGAGCAAGCCATGATCCTAGGCCACTCTgtgagttttggttttttcttttaaggagaGGAGTTTTGAGAGATTCTGGACAAACTCCAGagaattgttattattattgttattgctgCCTATTTTATCATGGAAAAATGGAGTAAATGCCCTGAACATGTGGTCTCTGTGAAGCAGAGGAACAGGATGGTCACTGTGATCTACTTGTTGCCTCTATATCTTTACCTCTTTCCtcagtttttccttcctttgctctAACTGCTTCCGCAATTCTTTTTGTCTGGGAGAAAGGCAGTAAGTGGAGCTTCTCACGGGCACATTTGCAGACTGCGCCCTCTGCGGAGTCTTCCGTTTTCCCAAACCTCTTGCAGCATTGATAGCAGAATTTGGACGACGCTTAGGGTTAGATGGAGGCTTAGGGAAATACACACACTCTTCTCCACcaggagaaaaagaatgtgCTCCTGGTCTTACTGGAGGTACTTCCTTCACTGGAGAGACAGTGCCAAAAGGACCGTAGTGTGAAGATTTTGGAGACATTTGTTGAGTTTCAATATCAGTAAAAGAAACACTTATTGGGGGCAAAAAGCCCTGACTTTCAATATCACGTAAACTTAAGAGTTCAAACTTCCCATCTTTTTCCACTAGGATTTTACCATCcttcttttcctcatccttgCCAGCACATGGTGAAAGTGATGTGCTTTCCTGACCCATTTCATTAGAAATATGCAACCGAGATAGCCTATTTGAAACATCATCTCCTCTTGCAAGGTCAGTTTTACAAACTTCAGCATCTTCTAGAGGAGGAACTTCAAGATCCACCAACTTATccttaaattttaatttccGTTCTCTGTTCTGATCCACAGGAGCCTGATTCTCCAGCAGTTTGTTGGCTTCTTCAATCTTTTCCAAGATGTAACGCTTTatttcttcatcctcctcttcatccAGTTCCTGCTGGTTTTCCAGCCTGGATTCTTGGATAGAGCTTTCACTATCAGTATCA encodes:
- the CCDC181 gene encoding coiled-coil domain-containing protein 181 translates to MSDKEDQEDPADMGDLTESGEYEDDFEKDLECLINEEEKENLGERENPEKNEEDIEAQIIKVAASFEEDNEEMEENPDQLSEADVDAKVRPSNEESLESRSDMKQGDRVSDTDSESSIQESRLENQQELDEEEDEEIKRYILEKIEEANKLLENQAPVDQNRERKLKFKDKLVDLEVPPLEDAEVCKTDLARGDDVSNRLSRLHISNEMGQESTSLSPCAGKDEEKKDGKILVEKDGKFELLSLRDIESQGFLPPISVSFTDIETQQMSPKSSHYGPFGTVSPVKEVPPVRPGAHSFSPGGEECVYFPKPPSNPKRRPNSAINAARGLGKRKTPQRAQSANVPVRSSTYCLSPRQKELRKQLEQRKEKLRKEEEERKREQEEQKRRENEMVFKAWLQKKKEQVQEEKRIRRAKELEDLNSKERSRNPEEAFKLWLKKKHQEHMKEKQIEVLRHQAEGIAFFPRTEECNRAFKEWLKRKREEKRAEELAAKERARQLRLEARRAKQMQNIHCISSEPKSFRFTDHYS